The genomic DNA AGTTTAATCTTTTTCACATGGTGTTAGTGGTTGTTGGCAAACTTGAATTATGCTTCCATCCATGTGCGATTTTCATGTTCTCGTTACATTTTTTGTAAGGTTGTTTTCTTTGCCAATTAACATGGCTCCCAACTGATCGGAACATAATAATGAAATGGagtgaaattaaaaaatcaacACCAGCGTCACTGAGTAAGCAAACATCAAAATGAGGAGTAAAGTAGTGGTTAAGATGATGACCAGACAATTAATGAGATAATAGATTTGCGAGTGTGAGAGAGGGATTCAAGAGTGAATTGCAGTGTTGTTTTAGAGCTGGCATTGTTGGTGGTGTtacagtgtttttttttttttaatttttttttattacctttGTGAGAGGCCCCTTCTAATCTAAAATTCCAACTCTGCCATTGCACTACATATAAGTACAACTAGAACATCTAATACTTGTACATATTAGATCATACTGGTGATTTTCAAAGGTGGCATTAGATCGGGCGGGCCATCACTCTCATCGTACGATTTGAACATTACATAATTTGAATGTTTTGTTCCTTAGATTCCAAGACAGAACAGTTGTGGACAGGCCCAAATAAAGATTGCAAATAAAGGGAAACATATGATAAGCAGGTTGGGAGACTTGAGCTTGAGCATGCGTACAAAAGTAATTCTTACTTAGTTTTCTGCGACCTCACCCACCTTACCTATCAAGCCACAATTATCATTAGGGTTTGACGTTTGGGGGTAAGTCTTAGGACGTTGACCATTTGCCTGTTGATGAGTAAGAGATGCGGACCTCTTAAAATTCTCTCCCGTCTGAATGTTAGTATGGATTGAATCGTTTCTCTAACgtgatattattttgttatgcaaatattataattgaaattatttattttctttatcatcATGTAAAGATTATTTATgaaaaattcattcaatttgaatatcaaataaatcaatttaaGAGATAACTCCTAGTAATGCCAAATTGCCAATGGCTCTTTATGGATTTCGTCAAAAATGTGTTATTGGTCATCCGACCATATATGGTATGGTTTGGGGTTGaggtgatttaaaaaaaaaaaacgggtttaaaaaaaagctgggaaaGTTTTTGGTGTTTAGTAAACACCCCaaatcagctttttttttcaaagtttcagatgaaaaaagctaaaaagtggAAGTTACAAAAAGTGGCTTATTTTCAAAGTTTCTCCTGATTCCTCACACTTTTAGGAGGAAGAACAACGTTACCACGTCACGACGACCCAGCTTTAAGCCGTTGATCAAGAATTGCAAATCGACGGCCCAATCGTCCATTTCTTCATCGCCGCCTTTCTCCTCCCCTTCATTCTCTGTCGCCATCTCTGCCTCTAGCTCTGTCATCAGAAATGGTGAATTTCTCAGGTTGGAGCGCACAATTTCAGAAACCCTAGTTCCGTAAGTTCcattaaaccctaatttgaaGGTGGagtgagaggaggaggagaaaatgAGGATTGAGGCGATCCGATTGAGGCCGAAGAGGGAGCGAGCGTTGTTGTCATCGCCGGAGAACAAATCGTCGTCTAAGGTTCCGACGCGGGTGAGGTGAAGAAATGTGTAGTGTCGGCGGCGGAGAGAGATTGGAGAAGGGGACTTGGCTGGAGATCTAGGAGAGCAGTGGTTGGTATTGTTGGCACCAGCAAGGTAGAGGCAGGGGAGGAGGGATTTAAGAGAAGGGTCGCAGTCGACGAAGGAGGTGAGGAGGTGGGTCCCATTTTCGACGACCTTGCGGAAGGAGAAGATGAGGAGGGAGAGGAGGACGAAGGTGAAGAGGTTGCCAGCGAATGACGTCGTGGCTTGTCatagcacatctagtattatacttTTTTGGTTATTTCACACAATCACAGCTGTtgtacataaaagtttaccaaacattatcatactgctttttttttttccaaaagtacttttacaaaaaaaatttgccaaacactctgctgctttatttcacagttgcttatttttacagcacagcagaaacagtttttttttcaaaacacaacaataccaaactagtccTAAGTCGGTACATAATAGAATTTCGCACTCAAACTTAATTTACAAAGTTTGTTTGATTGTGTCATTTGTCGTCCACCCCTGTAAGCCTGTCCATAAGAAATAATATGACTCAAACATTAAGTTACGAATTTCGTCCAAATGCGTTAACAATCACTGGTCCCAATAGGCCGTTCAACTTAAACCACTTTTTTCAATTTCCTTCTCCATTTTATGATCCCATCCTTGAAAGGGTTAATTATTTTACTGCATAGatgagaaatgaaaaaaattcacaCTATCAGTC from Pyrus communis chromosome 17, drPyrComm1.1, whole genome shotgun sequence includes the following:
- the LOC137722037 gene encoding uncharacterized protein, which encodes MEKEIEKSATTSFAGNLFTFVLLSLLIFSFRKVVENGTHLLTSFVDCDPSLKSLLPCLYLAGANNTNHCSPRSPAKSPSPISLRRRHYTFLHLTRVGTLDDDLFSGDDNNARSLFGLNRIASILIFSSSSHSTFKLGFNGTYGTRVSEIVRSNLRNSPFLMTELEAEMATENEGEEKGGDEEMDDWAVDLQFLINGLKLGRRDVVTLFFLLKV